A genome region from Dolichospermum compactum NIES-806 includes the following:
- a CDS encoding N-6 DNA methylase, protein MTDKTNPTYTLIDILKSTDYALDIFDKDKEIPALQIFDKKGKPYLRDFVDGKERPAKPEEIVRQLFLYRLIHTYGYPTARIAVEKGVYFGSSVGDKRADIVISEKDHPNTAYIIIEVKKPKRRDGLEQLKSYCNAEGAPIAVWTNGSEIVILHREDPNIYRSISDLPHANQTLAEVINERVTLQELEKRNKLVVERLSLRDVILDLENLVLANAGVDQFEEVFKLIYAKLYDEAQAKRRPGKVVEFRAAGETRQELYDKINNLFHAAREKWQGVFLPGENIDLTPDHLAVCVSFLQDIKLFNSNLQVIDEAFEYLVTQVYKGAKGQYFTPRHVIDMCVKMLNPKWEEYMIDTAAGSCGFTVHTIFHVWGGEMTSDRPTKDQAEYASEMVYGIDFDARSVKVTKALNLIAGDGKTNVYRANTLDPRNWSDEIRVALRRRLLQFENRTDDDWNQKNFRNFNFDVLMINPPFAGDIVDSKILYQYQLAKKWKAIDVDALADPEERQKQAGAIESKRYEDSGNWQTKQSRDVLFIERNLEFLCPGGRMAIVLPQGRFNNITDAHLRTWISERARILAVVGLHVNTFKPHTGTKTSVLFLQKWDDDPNSKHYCPKIKDYPIFFATSENSGKDNSGEYIYKPGEDGRPKIDDHGHMIIDHDLDEIGSAFIDFAKKQKFSFWREG, encoded by the coding sequence ATGACAGATAAAACTAATCCAACTTATACATTAATTGATATCCTCAAATCTACTGATTATGCTCTCGATATCTTTGATAAAGATAAAGAAATTCCGGCACTTCAAATTTTTGACAAAAAAGGGAAACCGTATCTGCGCGATTTCGTAGATGGTAAGGAACGTCCAGCTAAACCAGAGGAAATTGTCCGCCAACTGTTTCTATATCGCTTAATTCATACCTATGGTTATCCTACCGCTAGAATTGCCGTAGAAAAGGGTGTATATTTTGGCTCTAGCGTGGGGGATAAGCGAGCAGATATCGTCATTTCTGAAAAGGATCATCCGAATACAGCATATATTATTATTGAAGTTAAGAAGCCAAAGCGTCGAGATGGTCTAGAACAACTAAAATCTTACTGTAATGCTGAAGGTGCGCCTATTGCAGTTTGGACAAATGGCAGTGAAATTGTTATTTTACATCGGGAAGATCCAAATATTTACCGCAGTATTTCTGATTTACCTCATGCAAACCAAACACTAGCTGAAGTCATCAACGAGCGTGTCACCCTCCAAGAGCTTGAGAAACGTAACAAACTGGTTGTAGAACGCCTATCTTTACGTGATGTAATTTTAGATTTGGAAAACCTAGTTTTAGCAAACGCTGGAGTTGACCAATTTGAAGAAGTATTTAAATTAATTTATGCCAAGCTTTACGACGAAGCACAAGCAAAAAGACGACCAGGTAAAGTTGTAGAATTTCGCGCTGCTGGTGAAACTCGTCAAGAATTATATGACAAAATTAATAACCTATTTCATGCAGCTAGGGAAAAATGGCAAGGTGTTTTTCTACCAGGAGAAAACATTGATTTAACACCCGATCATTTAGCTGTGTGTGTTTCGTTTTTGCAAGACATTAAACTGTTTAATTCCAACTTACAAGTCATTGATGAAGCCTTTGAATATTTGGTAACGCAAGTTTACAAGGGAGCAAAAGGGCAATATTTTACTCCCCGTCATGTGATTGATATGTGTGTGAAAATGCTCAATCCTAAATGGGAAGAGTATATGATTGATACGGCTGCTGGCAGTTGTGGGTTTACAGTTCATACTATTTTTCACGTTTGGGGTGGGGAAATGACATCAGATAGACCCACTAAAGATCAAGCAGAATATGCGAGTGAAATGGTATATGGTATTGATTTTGATGCTCGGAGTGTAAAGGTTACTAAAGCACTCAATTTGATTGCTGGTGATGGCAAAACTAATGTTTATCGAGCTAATACCCTTGATCCGAGAAATTGGAGTGACGAAATACGAGTTGCCCTCCGTCGCCGTTTACTACAATTTGAGAATCGTACAGATGATGATTGGAATCAGAAAAATTTCCGCAACTTCAATTTTGATGTGCTGATGATTAATCCACCATTTGCAGGAGATATTGTAGATAGTAAAATTTTGTATCAATATCAACTTGCTAAAAAGTGGAAAGCGATTGATGTTGATGCTTTAGCTGATCCAGAAGAACGGCAAAAACAAGCTGGTGCTATTGAGAGTAAACGCTATGAAGATTCAGGAAATTGGCAAACGAAACAAAGTCGAGATGTTTTATTTATTGAGCGTAATTTAGAATTTTTATGTCCAGGGGGACGAATGGCAATTGTTCTTCCTCAAGGACGGTTTAATAATATTACTGATGCTCATTTGCGGACTTGGATTAGTGAGCGAGCCAGAATTTTAGCAGTGGTAGGACTGCACGTAAATACTTTTAAGCCACATACTGGCACAAAAACCAGTGTTTTATTTCTCCAAAAGTGGGATGATGATCCTAATTCTAAACATTACTGTCCTAAAATTAAGGACTATCCTATATTTTTTGCCACCAGCGAAAATAGTGGTAAAGATAACTCTGGGGAGTATATTTACAAGCCAGGGGAGGACGGCAGACCAAAGATTGATGATCATGGACACATGATTATTGATCATGATTTAGATGAGATTGGAAGTGCATTTATAGATTTTGCAAAGAAACAAAAATTTTCGTTTTGGCGGGAGGGTTAG
- a CDS encoding Uma2 family endonuclease, which yields MIELQTQLPTDTWIYTSWADYEQIIINLLNEKAKSYYYKGYMRLEMAPVSFDHGKDHVVIIFAVTLFATIRGILATGLDTTTFRKTGIQDCQPDVAYYLRERAQSIPTGTGIVKLDLYPAPDLVIEIAKTSLLDDLGTKRTLYEDLGVAEYWVVDVQNAQIIAYAMAYQGSKRIRESQVFPGLVIAILEEALRRSREMSQSEVGAWLLNQFQQKEG from the coding sequence ATGATTGAGTTACAAACCCAGTTACCCACAGATACATGGATTTACACTTCTTGGGCAGATTATGAGCAGATAATTATCAATTTGCTCAACGAAAAAGCGAAAAGTTACTACTACAAAGGGTATATGAGGCTGGAAATGGCACCAGTTAGTTTTGATCATGGTAAAGACCATGTTGTAATTATTTTTGCGGTAACTCTATTTGCAACAATTAGAGGGATTCTAGCTACAGGTTTAGATACTACTACTTTTCGTAAAACTGGTATTCAGGACTGTCAGCCTGATGTGGCGTATTACTTGCGAGAACGCGCCCAATCTATCCCCACTGGTACAGGTATTGTCAAACTTGATCTGTATCCTGCACCAGATTTAGTGATTGAGATTGCGAAAACATCTCTCCTTGATGACTTGGGGACAAAGCGAACTCTATATGAAGATTTAGGTGTTGCTGAATATTGGGTGGTAGATGTCCAAAATGCCCAAATCATCGCTTATGCTATGGCATATCAAGGTAGTAAACGTATTCGAGAATCACAGGTATTTCCTGGTTTAGTAATTGCAATTTTAGAGGAAGCTTTACGCCGTAGTCGTGAAATGAGTCAATCTGAAGTTGGCGCTTGGTTATTGAACCAGTTTCAGCAAAAGGAAGGTTAA
- a CDS encoding zinc ribbon domain-containing protein — protein MLRRCKVKTDEKTGRFLKNGQSKKKGLNRSISDASWSDLILKIEYLAVKEGKVVIKINPKYSSQECRNCGHTDKSNRDGEKFICTECGYHEHADIGAAKTIRDRGFKIVPGDSAKLAV, from the coding sequence ATGTTGAGGCGTTGCAAAGTTAAAACCGATGAAAAAACAGGGAGATTTTTAAAGAATGGCCAGTCTAAAAAAAAAGGATTAAACCGTTCTATTTCTGATGCAAGTTGGAGTGATTTGATTTTAAAAATTGAGTATCTCGCTGTGAAGGAAGGAAAAGTTGTAATTAAAATTAATCCTAAATACTCCAGTCAAGAATGCAGAAATTGTGGGCATACTGATAAGTCAAACCGTGATGGTGAGAAATTCATTTGTACGGAATGCGGATATCACGAACACGCCGATATTGGTGCTGCAAAGACTATCAGAGATAGAGGTTTCAAAATAGTACCTGGGGACTCCGCGAAACTTGCTGTTTAA